A stretch of Halichondria panicea chromosome 1, odHalPani1.1, whole genome shotgun sequence DNA encodes these proteins:
- the LOC135345429 gene encoding uncharacterized protein LOC135345429 isoform X2 — MYYCFVLQLFLTMALSSVQTAEILNFSQSTDAVAPGGNITFICEVIGRSAEWKINDTFRYQSDPTRGFFINVPIRNDTISDYLLLRLTITAYEYNNSSKISCFGFDPNTQQDKLFIIAGPPSEPQPRFSYTDNGLSLTITWNKPFTHTGFNITAYSLLIYNTSDSTMRNVTLGQQRMYVDVIDTAPSNCHELQYTVTVYNSLGSNAASVIAGYPIPLDPVEIQWRVLYDRDSAPHLEIWFEPAYVCSFQDVEYTVYLENVSGNSTLQSYGDVLYSVHSGLSVGANYRVIIEERSTVGLTVSRQDIVIEVLHSQSNQEVQIHNTAIGGLAVCLAVSLVLFFIFLALYCKQRKKAKYLRKMSVDTANNGRPSTLRTRSSATKLNPIYEGGGPVYESPGGEPLRVLLSASTPSTPNTPLDNNNPRYVFDMPPPDLPPPRKLQFVLPNAPSCNGGNLEKDQEKADLKVALEEPEYTMMRPIQAVKPSPLILST, encoded by the exons ATGTACTACTGTTTCGTATTACAACTGTTCCTGACAATGGCTCTGTCATCAGTGCAAACTGCAG aaatattaaatttctcTCAGTCAACTGATGCTGTAGCCCCAGGTGGAAACATAACATTCATTTGTGAGGTAATTGGTCGCTCTGCGGAGTGGAAAATCAACGACACTTTTAGATACCAATCTGATCCGACTAGGGGCTTCTTTATTAATGTCCCTATAAGGAATGATACTATATCGGATTACTTGCTTTTAAGGCTGACTATCACAGCTTATGAGTACAACAATAGTTCGAAAATATCTTGTTTTGGTTTTGACCCGAACACCCAACAAGACAAGCTCTTCATTATTGCAG GACCACCATCTGAACCCCAGCCACGATTCAGTTACACCGATAATGGTTTGTCACTCACCATCACTTGGAACAAACCCTTCACCCACACTGGATTCAACATCACTGCATACTCACTGCTAATTTACAACACGTCTGATTCCACAATGAGAAATGTGACATTGGGTCAACAACGTATGTATGTGGATGTCATCGATACTGCCCCTAGCAATTGCCACGAGCTACAATACACTGTGACAGTATACAACTCATTAGGGAGCAATGCAGCAAGTGTCATTGCAGGATATCCAATTC CACTTGATCCTGTTGAAATTCAATGGAGAGTTTTGTACGACAGAGACAGTGCACCACACTTGGAGATATGGTTTGAA CCAGCTTATGTTTGTTCCTTCCAAGATGTCGAGTATACAGTTTATCTTGAGAACGTTTCCGGAAACTCTACCCTGCAATCCTATGGTGATGTTTTGTACAGTGTTCATTCTGGACTGAGTGTTGGAGCTAATTATAGGGTAATTATAGAAGAACGAAGCACAGTAGGACTCACTGTGTCAAGACAAGATATTGTTATTGAAGTACTGCATTCTCAGA GTAATCAAGAAGTACAAATACATAACACAGCCATTGGAGGGCTTGCTGTGTGTTTGGCCGTTTCCCTTGTACTCTTCTTCATCTTCTTAGCTCTTTACTGCAAGCAAAGGAAAAAAGCAAAAT ATCTAAGAAAAATGTCGGTTGATACGGCCAATAATGGACGACCAAGCACATTGCGAACAAGATCATCAGCCACAAAGCTAAATCCCATTTACGAAGGAGGTGGTCCTGTGTATGAGAGTCCTGGTGGAGAACCGTTACGTGTCCTTCTATCCGCTAGCACACCGAGCACTCCTAACACCCCTCTCGATAACAACAACCCACGTTACGTCTTTGACATGCCCCCACCAGATCTTCCACCCCCCAGGAAGCTTCAGTTCGTGCTCCCCAACGCTCCATCCTGTAATGGAGGGAACCTGGAGAAAGATCAAGAGAAGGCAGACCTAAAGGTGGCTTTAGAAGAGCCAGAGTACACAATGATGAGGCCAATCCAAGCAGTCAAGCCTTCGCCTTTGATTTTATCAACTTAA
- the LOC135345429 gene encoding uncharacterized protein LOC135345429 isoform X1: protein MYYCFVLQLFLTMALSSVQTAEILNFSQSTDAVAPGGNITFICEVIGRSAEWKINDTFRYQSDPTRGFFINVPIRNDTISDYLLLRLTITAYEYNNSSKISCFGFDPNTQQDKLFIIAGPPSEPQPRFSYTDNGLSLTITWNKPFTHTGFNITAYSLLIYNTSDSTMRNVTLGQQRMYVDVIDTAPSNCHELQYTVTVYNSLGSNAASVIAGYPIPLDPVEIQWRVLYDRDSAPHLEIWFEPAYVCSFQDVEYTVYLENVSGNSTLQSYGDVLYSVHSGLSVGANYRVIIEERSTVGLTVSRQDIVIEVLHSQSIGNQEVQIHNTAIGGLAVCLAVSLVLFFIFLALYCKQRKKAKYLRKMSVDTANNGRPSTLRTRSSATKLNPIYEGGGPVYESPGGEPLRVLLSASTPSTPNTPLDNNNPRYVFDMPPPDLPPPRKLQFVLPNAPSCNGGNLEKDQEKADLKVALEEPEYTMMRPIQAVKPSPLILST from the exons ATGTACTACTGTTTCGTATTACAACTGTTCCTGACAATGGCTCTGTCATCAGTGCAAACTGCAG aaatattaaatttctcTCAGTCAACTGATGCTGTAGCCCCAGGTGGAAACATAACATTCATTTGTGAGGTAATTGGTCGCTCTGCGGAGTGGAAAATCAACGACACTTTTAGATACCAATCTGATCCGACTAGGGGCTTCTTTATTAATGTCCCTATAAGGAATGATACTATATCGGATTACTTGCTTTTAAGGCTGACTATCACAGCTTATGAGTACAACAATAGTTCGAAAATATCTTGTTTTGGTTTTGACCCGAACACCCAACAAGACAAGCTCTTCATTATTGCAG GACCACCATCTGAACCCCAGCCACGATTCAGTTACACCGATAATGGTTTGTCACTCACCATCACTTGGAACAAACCCTTCACCCACACTGGATTCAACATCACTGCATACTCACTGCTAATTTACAACACGTCTGATTCCACAATGAGAAATGTGACATTGGGTCAACAACGTATGTATGTGGATGTCATCGATACTGCCCCTAGCAATTGCCACGAGCTACAATACACTGTGACAGTATACAACTCATTAGGGAGCAATGCAGCAAGTGTCATTGCAGGATATCCAATTC CACTTGATCCTGTTGAAATTCAATGGAGAGTTTTGTACGACAGAGACAGTGCACCACACTTGGAGATATGGTTTGAA CCAGCTTATGTTTGTTCCTTCCAAGATGTCGAGTATACAGTTTATCTTGAGAACGTTTCCGGAAACTCTACCCTGCAATCCTATGGTGATGTTTTGTACAGTGTTCATTCTGGACTGAGTGTTGGAGCTAATTATAGGGTAATTATAGAAGAACGAAGCACAGTAGGACTCACTGTGTCAAGACAAGATATTGTTATTGAAGTACTGCATTCTCAGA GTATAGGTAATCAAGAAGTACAAATACATAACACAGCCATTGGAGGGCTTGCTGTGTGTTTGGCCGTTTCCCTTGTACTCTTCTTCATCTTCTTAGCTCTTTACTGCAAGCAAAGGAAAAAAGCAAAAT ATCTAAGAAAAATGTCGGTTGATACGGCCAATAATGGACGACCAAGCACATTGCGAACAAGATCATCAGCCACAAAGCTAAATCCCATTTACGAAGGAGGTGGTCCTGTGTATGAGAGTCCTGGTGGAGAACCGTTACGTGTCCTTCTATCCGCTAGCACACCGAGCACTCCTAACACCCCTCTCGATAACAACAACCCACGTTACGTCTTTGACATGCCCCCACCAGATCTTCCACCCCCCAGGAAGCTTCAGTTCGTGCTCCCCAACGCTCCATCCTGTAATGGAGGGAACCTGGAGAAAGATCAAGAGAAGGCAGACCTAAAGGTGGCTTTAGAAGAGCCAGAGTACACAATGATGAGGCCAATCCAAGCAGTCAAGCCTTCGCCTTTGATTTTATCAACTTAA